From the genome of Thermodesulfobacteriota bacterium:
GTTCCATGGCGTCACCCAGCATTTACCAATATCTATCGTTAGCTATTGAGCGGCAACCGCTTTCCTGTCATCGCTCGGCTTCTGCTGACTCAACCGGGCGATCTGCATTCTGATAAACGTTTCCACGATTTTAGGGTCGAATTTAATTCCGGATAACAGGCGGATTTCCTTGATCGCTTCGAAGACGGCGGGTTTTCCTTTTGTCGCCCCGCTATGAATAAGCGCGTCAAATTCATGCACAACCGCCACGATCCGCGCCGCCAGAGGGATATCCTTGCCCCGTAATTGGTCCGGATAGCCTGAACCGTCCCAGTGCTCATGGTGACTTCGGGCGATTTGCCGGGCGATCTGATAAAAAGGTTTGACGCCCATCATCTCTTCGCCCGCCAAGGTATGGGACTGGAACTTTTTTCTTTCCTTGTCCGTAAGGGGGTCCGTCTTTTTCAGAATGGCGTCACTGACGGCCGCCTTGCCGATATCGTGGACCAGGCTGAACAGACTGATCTTCTGCGCTTCTTCATCGCTCAGCCCGAGTTCTTTGCACAGATCGAAGGCGATGGTGCTGACCCGGTAAATATGTCCCTCGGCTTGATTATCCTTTTTTTCGGCAATACGGGCCATAATGAAAATGGTTTCATCGACGGCTTCTTCCAGGAGGTGGGTTCTGATTTTTACCCGTTCTTCCAGGGTCTGATTCAGATCCGCCAGCTGCGTGTTCTGTTCCACCGTCAGTCGATACAATCGCTTATTTTCGGATACCAGCCGGTATCTGTCAAAGGCCCGGCTGATATCGCTTTTGAGCATTTCCGTTTTCCAGGGTTTGACGATAAAACAGAAAAGCCCCAGGCGATTAATCACTTCGATGGCGATATCCAGACTGGCGTTGCCCGTCAGCAGAATCTGCACCGTATCCGGTTTGATCTCGGAAACTTTTTCCAGGAATTTGACGCCGTCCATTTCCGGCATCATTAAATCGGATGCCACCACGCCGATGTTCTCATGGGTGAGGATCTCCAGCCCCTCCTTCCCGGACGTGGCGGTAAAAATCGGATATCCTTCATTCTGCAACACACGATTAAGACTGGCCAGGATATTCTTTTCATCATCAACGATTAACAGGCCGCTTTGATTATCCATTTTCTCCCCTCCTGTTTTTCAAAAAAAGTTGTTTTCTGATGGTGATACAACCTGCCGCCTTAAAGACGACGTATTTAATGATCCGCTTTCCCTCCTCTAAAAAGCAAGTCACATGCCAATTAGATCTAAAATATTATTATTTATAAAATCAATATTTTATAATAACAGTTGGGGAGTATTACCCGGCTCCGCCGTTCCGCTTTGCAGGATTTGTTCCGCCATACAGAACAAATGGAGAAATCAGGCCGGTTGTCGGAAATATCCGAACATCTTTGTTGCGGTAAAAGGGATAACAGGCGATGGGGTGAAATCCGCTTAACCAATAGAGATTGGTGATTGTTTCGAATGATGAACGGTTATCAATTACTCGGCCGGCAACCGCACCCGGAAGGCAACTCCGGCTTCCGCTTCGCTTACCATTTCCAGGGATCCGTCATGACGCCGGATAACAGCCCTGGCCGGCAGTAAATCAAACCCGGCTTCGGTTCGGTCATCGACCGTAATAAAAGCGAGGTCTCCTGCCCCCGGAGCCGGCCGTCCGGCAGCGATGATTACCGTTATCCGGCCGTTTCCATAAGACGTGGTTATGTTGATTTCGCCGTTCTCCCTCATGGCGTGGGCGGTCTGAAGCAGCAGATTCATAAAGGCCTGATGAATCTGCCCGGGACAGACCCGGGCCATCGGAATACGGTCAAAATGTTTATTGACAACTGCCTTGTATTTCAATTCGTTCCACAAAACATTCAGCACCGACTTCAGACAGTCATTGATGTCGATATCCATCGGATGTCCATCGTCAAATTGGGATACCCGCTGAAGGTCCCTGATCAGGTTCTTCATTCTTTCCAGACCGTCACGGGTTTCATCCAGAAGCGGAAACAGATCTGACAGAACCGTATCCAGAGCTGTTGTCGACCGGTTTTGTTGACCGGAAGATACCTTTTGAGCCCTTTCGTCTGACGGGTCGTTCGTCCGGCCGGTACAAACCGCTTCGCTCAACCGCCGGCAGTAATCCGCCAGAACGGAAAAATTGCCGTCAATAAAACCCAGGGGGTTGTTTATCTCATGAGCGATACCTGGCACGAGCCGGCCAATAGCGGCCGGTACCTGCAGTTCCGCCATTTTTGCGGCAGTCCGGCTGAGCAGGTGATTCAGCGACAGGATTCGATGAGCCGTCCGCAAACTTTTTTTTATCTCCCAAGGCCCGGCCGACCGGGCCAGGACATCATCCACACCCGATGCAAGACAGGCGTTCAGGATGGTTTCATCATCCGGACATCCGGTGACGATGATGTATACACAGCCGGAATGATCACCAATATGGACGCCGCCGGGGAAATCTCTCCGACGGATATGACGGACCAGGGATAAACCATCCAGTCCCGGCATCTGGCAATTCATAATTACCAGTTGATACCCGTCCGACTCGATCCGTTTTTTTGCCGCCAGGGCGTCATGTGCTTGCGCGCATGAAAATACGCAGCCGGTATCTTCCAGAAGGGGGAGGATGGTTTTCCCCTTCTCAATGATCAGCGCTTTCATCGTCTTCTCCATACCCGAGACCGCCTCCTCTATTCATATGTCGTTCCGGGCAACGATTATGCCGTCGGCGCATTCTCCAAATATCGGGTTCGATATGATCCGTCCCGCATTTTGAAGCCTCGCCTCCAGTCGATAGGCATTTTTTCCCGGCGCGGGAGACGGATCAACGACATTAAAATCAAAAGGCGTCCGGCCATTGATCACCTGCAGCACCTGACCGTTCTTAATGATCGTCACTTCGGTCGCATAACTCCGGTTGTCCAATGTGGAGATGCGACCCGATATTTCCGGTGTAATGACACCGGACAGACACTCACCGGAAACAGCCGTCCGACCTCCGACGTTGTTCGTCAACCTGAAATCATCCAGTCGGGGACGGGTTGCACCCTGTTTGATGACGGCATACATACGTCCATGAGCCATGGCGTCCATTA
Proteins encoded in this window:
- a CDS encoding HD domain-containing phosphohydrolase yields the protein MDNQSGLLIVDDEKNILASLNRVLQNEGYPIFTATSGKEGLEILTHENIGVVASDLMMPEMDGVKFLEKVSEIKPDTVQILLTGNASLDIAIEVINRLGLFCFIVKPWKTEMLKSDISRAFDRYRLVSENKRLYRLTVEQNTQLADLNQTLEERVKIRTHLLEEAVDETIFIMARIAEKKDNQAEGHIYRVSTIAFDLCKELGLSDEEAQKISLFSLVHDIGKAAVSDAILKKTDPLTDKERKKFQSHTLAGEEMMGVKPFYQIARQIARSHHEHWDGSGYPDQLRGKDIPLAARIVAVVHEFDALIHSGATKGKPAVFEAIKEIRLLSGIKFDPKIVETFIRMQIARLSQQKPSDDRKAVAAQ
- a CDS encoding response regulator, giving the protein MEKTMKALIIEKGKTILPLLEDTGCVFSCAQAHDALAAKKRIESDGYQLVIMNCQMPGLDGLSLVRHIRRRDFPGGVHIGDHSGCVYIIVTGCPDDETILNACLASGVDDVLARSAGPWEIKKSLRTAHRILSLNHLLSRTAAKMAELQVPAAIGRLVPGIAHEINNPLGFIDGNFSVLADYCRRLSEAVCTGRTNDPSDERAQKVSSGQQNRSTTALDTVLSDLFPLLDETRDGLERMKNLIRDLQRVSQFDDGHPMDIDINDCLKSVLNVLWNELKYKAVVNKHFDRIPMARVCPGQIHQAFMNLLLQTAHAMRENGEINITTSYGNGRITVIIAAGRPAPGAGDLAFITVDDRTEAGFDLLPARAVIRRHDGSLEMVSEAEAGVAFRVRLPAE